The Pseudomonas sp. G2-4 genome window below encodes:
- a CDS encoding NAD-dependent succinate-semialdehyde dehydrogenase yields the protein MLKNQLKDSSLLAELAYVDGQWIGAENAATLDVIDPATGQVLARVPAMQGVETRRAIEAAERAWPAWRARPAAERAALLERWYHAMIDNLDDLALIMTREQGKPLNEAKGEIRYGAGFAKWFAEEARRVYGETIPAPSGDRRLLTLKQPVGVCAAITPWNFPNAMITRKCAPALAAGCPVIVKPSDLTPLSALALAVLAERVGIPAGVFNVVTGLPAGIGEELTGNPTVRKISFTGSTAVGRLLMRQSAEHIKRLSLELGGNAPFIVFDDADLEQAVTGIMLSKFRNAGQTCVCANRILVQDGIYERFAERLVEEVGKLKVGNGLEADVMIGPLINQAAVNKVARHIDDALSQGARLLCGGVPEGDSQFVQPTVLGEAHAGMLLANEETFGPVAPLMRFTTEEEALALANATPYGLGAYYFTQDLRRSWRFGEALEFGMVGLNTGLISMEVAPFGGIKQSGLGREGSKYGLDEYLEVKAFHIGGL from the coding sequence ATGCTCAAGAATCAATTGAAAGACTCCAGCCTGTTGGCAGAACTCGCTTACGTCGACGGTCAGTGGATCGGCGCCGAAAACGCGGCCACCCTTGACGTCATCGACCCCGCCACCGGCCAGGTACTCGCCCGGGTGCCGGCCATGCAAGGCGTGGAAACCCGCCGCGCGATCGAGGCCGCCGAGCGCGCCTGGCCGGCCTGGCGTGCGCGCCCAGCGGCGGAGCGGGCGGCGCTGCTGGAGCGTTGGTATCACGCCATGATCGACAACCTCGACGACCTGGCGCTGATCATGACCCGTGAACAGGGCAAGCCGCTGAATGAAGCCAAAGGCGAAATTCGCTATGGGGCGGGCTTTGCCAAATGGTTTGCCGAAGAAGCCCGCCGGGTCTATGGCGAAACCATTCCGGCCCCGAGCGGCGACCGACGCCTGCTCACGCTCAAGCAGCCGGTGGGCGTCTGCGCCGCGATCACGCCGTGGAACTTCCCCAATGCGATGATCACCCGAAAGTGCGCACCGGCCTTGGCAGCGGGTTGCCCGGTGATCGTCAAACCTTCGGACCTGACGCCTTTGTCGGCCTTGGCGCTGGCCGTGCTGGCCGAGCGAGTCGGGATTCCCGCTGGAGTGTTCAACGTGGTGACCGGCTTGCCCGCCGGCATCGGCGAAGAGCTGACCGGCAACCCGACGGTGCGCAAGATTTCCTTTACCGGTTCGACGGCGGTCGGGCGGCTGCTGATGCGCCAGAGCGCCGAACACATCAAGCGCTTGAGCCTGGAACTGGGGGGCAACGCGCCGTTCATTGTGTTCGACGACGCGGACCTGGAGCAGGCCGTCACGGGCATCATGCTCAGCAAGTTTCGCAACGCCGGCCAGACTTGCGTCTGCGCCAACCGCATCCTGGTGCAGGACGGCATCTACGAGCGCTTCGCCGAGCGCCTGGTGGAGGAGGTGGGCAAGCTTAAGGTCGGCAACGGCCTGGAGGCTGACGTGATGATCGGCCCGCTGATCAACCAGGCTGCTGTGAACAAAGTTGCCCGGCACATCGACGATGCGTTGAGCCAGGGCGCGCGTCTGCTCTGTGGTGGAGTTCCTGAAGGCGACAGCCAGTTCGTCCAGCCAACGGTACTGGGCGAAGCCCACGCCGGGATGTTGCTGGCTAACGAAGAAACCTTCGGCCCCGTCGCCCCGCTGATGCGCTTTACGACCGAAGAGGAGGCCTTGGCCCTGGCCAACGCCACGCCGTATGGCCTGGGGGCTTATTACTTCACCCAGGATCTGCGGCGTTCATGGCGGTTTGGCGAGGCGTTGGAGTTCGGCATGGTGGGGCTCAACACGGGGCTCATCTCCATGGAAGTCGCGCCCTTCGGTGGCATCAAGCAGTCGGGTCTGGGCCGCGAAGGCAGCAAATACGGCCTGGATGAGTACCTTGAAGTCAAAGCCTTCCACATCGGTGGGCTGTGA